A DNA window from Verrucomicrobiota bacterium contains the following coding sequences:
- the floA gene encoding flotillin-like protein FloA (flotillin-like protein involved in membrane lipid rafts), translated as MIPVIGVTLPLIISVIAIVAGLGIFFIILSFISVYLKAWSSGAPVSMMNLIFMRFFRKLPYGLIVEARITAVKAGIDLSIENLETHFMAGGDIMQTTLALINAQKAGLSLDWNQATVIDLATKGTEKSVLAAVRTSINPIVIDCPERSTGKTTIDGVAKDGIQVKARARVTVRSNLERYVGSAQEETIIARVGEGIITTIGSAESYKYVLENPDSISKNVLNRGLDVGTAFEIISIDIADIDIGDNIGAHLQEAQAEANKKIAQAQAEIRRAAAVALEQEMKAKVEEMNAKLVEAQSKVPLAIADAFRAGNLGIMDYYRLENIQSDTSMRKSISDSDSSTPGSNLS; from the coding sequence ATGATACCAGTAATCGGAGTAACCTTACCACTTATAATATCGGTCATCGCAATTGTCGCGGGCCTTGGAATTTTCTTCATCATTTTGTCGTTCATCAGTGTTTACCTGAAAGCTTGGTCTTCTGGAGCTCCAGTAAGTATGATGAATTTAATTTTCATGCGGTTCTTTAGGAAGCTGCCTTACGGGTTGATAGTCGAAGCGCGCATTACGGCGGTCAAAGCCGGCATCGACCTCTCGATCGAAAATCTCGAAACCCACTTCATGGCGGGAGGTGATATCATGCAGACCACCCTGGCGTTGATCAATGCTCAGAAGGCGGGTTTGTCTCTGGATTGGAATCAAGCCACGGTGATAGATCTGGCCACCAAGGGAACCGAGAAGTCAGTTCTTGCGGCGGTTCGCACATCGATCAATCCGATCGTCATCGATTGTCCTGAAAGATCGACTGGAAAAACCACAATCGACGGCGTTGCCAAAGACGGAATTCAAGTAAAGGCCCGGGCTCGGGTAACCGTTCGCAGTAACCTCGAGCGCTATGTGGGTAGTGCTCAGGAAGAAACGATCATCGCACGGGTGGGAGAAGGCATTATTACCACCATCGGTTCGGCAGAGTCCTACAAGTATGTTTTGGAAAACCCGGATTCCATTTCCAAGAATGTACTCAATCGCGGTCTGGATGTGGGCACAGCCTTTGAAATTATATCCATCGACATCGCCGATATCGACATTGGCGACAATATCGGAGCCCATTTACAAGAAGCCCAAGCGGAGGCGAACAAGAAGATCGCCCAGGCTCAGGCTGAAATACGTCGTGCAGCTGCGGTTGCCCTGGAACAGGAAATGAAAGCCAAAGTAGAAGAGATGAATGCAAAGCTTGTTGAAGCGCAGTCTAAGGTGCCGTTGGCAATCGCCGATGCATTTCGTGCAGGTAACTTAGGTATTATGGACTATTATCGTCTGGAGAATATTCAGTCTGATACCTCTATGCGTAAGTCCATTTCTGACAGCGATTCTTCTACTCCAGGCTCTAACCTCAGCTAA